In Accipiter gentilis chromosome 22, bAccGen1.1, whole genome shotgun sequence, the following are encoded in one genomic region:
- the TMEM229B gene encoding transmembrane protein 229B, producing MAAAEPLTAFSRWYLYAIHGYFCEVMFTAAWEFVVNFNWKFPGVTSVWALFIYGTSILIVEKMYLYLKDKCNILVRCFIYTLWTYLWEFTTGLILRQFNACPWDYSQFDFDFMGLITLEYAIPWFCASFIMEQLVIRNTLRLRFDETAEPGAPTVPVALANGHVKTD from the coding sequence ATGGCTGCAGCAGAACCTCTGACCGCTTTCTCCCGATGGTATCTCTACGCCATTCACGGCTATTTCTGTGAGGTGATGTTCACGGCTGCCTGGGAGTTTGTGGTCAACTTTAACTGGAAGTTCCCAGGTGTTACCAGTGTGTGGGCGCTCTTCATCTATGGCACCTCCATCCTCATTGTGGAGAAGATGTATCTGTATCTCAAAGACAAGTGTAACATTTTAGTGCGCTGCTTCATTTACACACTTTGGACATACCTCTGGGAGTTCACCACCGGCCTCATCCTACGCCAGTTCAATGCCTGCCCATGGGACTATTCCCAGTTTGATTTTGACTTCATGGGCCTGATCACCCTGGAGTATGCCATCCCATGGTTTTGTGCTTCTTTCATCATGGAGCAGCTGGTGATCAGAAACACCCTGCGCTTACGATTTGATGAGACTGCCGAGCCGGGGGCCCCCACCGTCCCCGTTGCCTTGGCCAATGGCCACGTGAAGACTGATTGA